Proteins encoded within one genomic window of Humulus lupulus chromosome 1, drHumLupu1.1, whole genome shotgun sequence:
- the LOC133805005 gene encoding glycosyl hydrolase 5 family protein-like, which translates to MGSCSLFVSALFLVTIIVSLQTGPARALTLSTKSRWIVNESGHRVKLACVNWASHLDAVVPEGLSKQPIEAIAGQISSLGYNCVHLNWPTYLVTDDSLASLTVRDSLKSLGLTEAIAGVETNNPSIIDSSLFEAFQAVVSALGDKNVMVILDNHVSKPSWCCSDSDGNGFFGDIYFDPNVWIKGLTRMAILFKGVSNVVGMSLRNELRGPKQNVEDWFRYMQRGAEAVHWANPNLLVILSGLGYDHDFSFLQNRQVQLTFSGKLVFEVHWYAFFDGKAWESGNVNQVCKIVVQNMNRISLFLLEQGFPIFVSEFGVDQRGINVNDNRYLNCFLATAAQLDFDWGQWTVVGSYYYREGVIGMSEYYGVLNDDWSEARNSSLAQKISSIQYPFQGPGLSEVRKHKVIFHPATGLCVVKKSLLEPLTLGPCSTSDYWYHSPEKKLTIKGAFCLQAVEVGKLTQLSIKCTDSDSKWEPTSDSRLQLSAKTSSGDSVCLEVDSSNNVVTNTCKCLSIKHSCDPSSQWFILVDSTRKPRLF; encoded by the exons atgggAAGCTGTTCTCTATTTGTGTCGGCTTTATTCCTTGTCACAATCATCGTTTCGCTCCAAACTGGGCCAGCCAGGGCTTTGACTCTGAGCACCAAGTCGAGATGGATTGTGAATGAGAGCGGGCATAGAGTGAAGCTGGCGTGCGTGAATTGGGCTTCCCATCTCGATGCCGTGGTGCCCGAAGGCCTTAGCAAGCAGCCCATAGAAGCAATCGCGGGCCAAATCTCGTCGTTGGGCTACAACTGCGTTCACCTCAATTGGCCTACCTACTTGGTCACTGACGACTCTCTTGCCTCTCTCACCGTGCGAGACTCCTTGAAAAGTCTTGGTCTCACCGAAGCCATTGCTGGTGTCGAGACTAATAACCCCTCCATCATCGATTCTTCACTGTTTGAAGCTTTCCAG GCTGTAGTATCTGCTCTTGGAGATAAGAATGTTATGGTCATTCTGGATAATCACGTAAGCAAGCCCAGTTGGTGTTGCAGTGACTCAGACGGTAATGGCTTTTTTGGGGACATATACTTCGACCCAAACGTCTGGATTAAGGGCCTCACTCGTATGGCCATATTGTTCAAAGGAGTCAGCAATGTCGTTGGGATGAGCTTAAGGAATGAGCTGCGTGGCCCCAAGCAGAATGTAGAAGATTGGTTCAG GTACATGCAAAGAGGAGCTGAGGCAGTTCACTGGGCAAATCCAAATCTTCTTGTGATCCTCTCCGGTTTGGGTTATGATCATGATTTTTCGTTCCTGCAAAATCGCCAGGTTCAGCTCACGTTTTCTGGAAAACTTGTATTCGAAGTTCATTGGTACGCATTCTTTGATGGAAAGGCGTGGGAAAGTGGTAATGTGAACCAAGTGTGTAAAATTGTGGTCCAAAACATGAATAGAATATCATTGTTCTTGTTGGAACAAGGATTTCCTATATTCGTGAGTGAGTTTGGGGTAGACCAAAGGGGGATCAACGTGAATGACAATAGGTACCTGAATTGCTTCCTAGCTACTGCAGCTCAACTCGACTTCGACTGGGGTCAATGGACAGTCGTTGGGAGTTACTATTACAGGGAAGGTGTTATTGGGATGAGCGAGTATTATGGAGTCTTGAATGATGATTGGAGTGAGGCTCGAAATTCAAGTCTCGCACAGAAGATCTCTTCTATACAATACCCTTTTCAAG GTCCAGGTTTATCAGAAGTTCGAAAACACAAAGTAATTTTCCATCCAGCAACAGGTCTATGTGTTGTGAAGAAATCTTTGCTTGAACCATTAACACTAGGTCCTTGCTCTACCTCTGACTATTGGTACCATTCACCTGAGAAGAAATTGACAATTAAAGGAGCCTTTTGCTTACAAGCAGTTGAAGTAGGAAAACTGACACAACTTAGCATTAAGTGCACTGATTCTGATTCAAAATGGGAACCCACCTCGGATTCTAGGTTGCAACTCTCTGCTAAGACGAGCAGCGGTGATAGTGTTTGCCTAGAGGTCGATTCTTCAAATAATGTCGTCACAAACACTTGTAAATGCTTGAGCATTAAACATTCGTGTGATCCTTCAAGCCAATGGTTCATACTTGTTGACAGCACCAGGAAACCAAGGTTATTTTAG